The Desulfobacterales bacterium genome contains the following window.
GTCTATGTTAAAATGGTCTGATTCAACAGTTAATACTAATGCTTCCAAATATCTCACGCTTTTAAAGAAATTTCTCATTATGAAAGGCAGATTAAATAAGACCTTAGAACGCCCTTATTTAAACGATAAATTGCTAATAATATTTGTTTACTTGCTTTTAGCGATAGACTCTTCTTCTAACTTGTTAGAAAGCAAATGGCTAAATTACTGTTTTCTTGAAAAAGAGATTTTTATCCAGAGGATTATGCAAAAAAAATTTATGAAATATTTTAATCTTGATTATACAGGGGCTAAGTTAAAGATTGAAACTACAGTTCCTTATGAGGAAATATATGATAAGCTTAAATAATCCTGTAAATGTTATACAGACAACTATACGGCTTGTAGAATCAAATGAAAATTCACATATTCGTTTAAATGCTCACGGTGGTAACTCCATTTTTATGGTTTGCAATCCTATTCAAGAATTGGAATACATCAATGCTATTCATCAATTAATGGGTAATGACAAGTTTGAAATTATAGATTTAAGTAAAGTTCTATGCGAATTTATATCGGAAAATGAATCAGTAATAATAGAGAGTTTCGATATTTTAAGAGGTTCCATAAATCAAATATTCAAAGCACCGGACGGAGAAGAATCTCAAGATATGTTCGGATTGATTTTAAAAGAAATTAAAAGCAGTTTTTCAGCAAAAAAAATTCCTGTTTTCATTAATTCAGGAGCTTTGTATGGCAGTGGTATTGATAATATTCATATAATGGAAAGTGAGATAGTTATGAAATCTTCGTTACCATTAATTATACTCTATCCAGCTACTAAAGAAAAAGATAAACTTATGTTTCTAAGCAAAAGATCGGCATCGAAATACAGATGTATGATTGTTGAGTAATAGGAGATTTAATAATGAAAATAAAAGATATTTTAACTATTAATTTTTCTGAAGACATAAAAAGTGTAATTGATTTACAAGACATTTCAGAGGCAGAAATTCAATCTGAAATAGAAAATTATATTATAACTGACGGATTGGCTAAAGAGTATTCGAATTTTGTTGCTAAATTTACTTCTAATATTTTGGAAACAGGCGTTTGGATATCAGGATTTTATGGGTCAGGTAAGTCATATTTTGGAAAAATATTGGGTTATTTGCTCAGCAATAGAAGCATTACCGGAACACCATCAAGGGAGCGAATATTACAAAGGTTTACTGGTATTAATGATGAGGCTTTAATTAAAAATTCTCTTGCCAGGCTAAATTCTGAAAACTGTCGGGTAGTATTTCTTGATGTAGCAAAGCAGGATACTTCTAAAGGTCTATCATACATGCTATTTCGTAATTTTTTAAAATCATTGGAACTGCCAGAAAACGAACATGGTGTATTATTATATCAAATGATGATAGATGCTAAACAATCCAATATTTACAAGTTCGTTAATTCAAAATTAAATAAAAACTGGTCTGAGATAAGAACCAGATTAATTGAATATGTAAAAGCAATAAAAGCCATTTTTATTCAGGAAGGAAACACTGAAGGAGATTATAATAATTTAATGGCTACTATTCGCAGACGTATTGACCAATTCGATGCCTCATGTCTCAAGGATGAAATCAGCAATTATTTAAAAATAGCCAAAGGTGAAAAAGTCATTTTTCTTTTTGATGAAGCCAGCGAATCCATTAGTCAGAATAAATTCAATTTGCTTGATTTGGAAGGACTCAGCGAAGCACTTTCTACTTTAGGCAGTAAAGTCTGGACAATAGCTATTGCCCAAGAAAAGCTTGACGAAGTTATAAGCGGTTCGAATATAAGCAAAGCACAGCTTACTAAAGTCACTGACCGTTTTAAAACTAAAATTCATTTGGAAGCAACTGAAGTTGATGTAATCATTAAAAGTCGTTTGCTAAAGAAAAAAGATGATGCCATCAATAAATTAAAAAATCATTTTCAGAAAAATTCAGGACAGATTACAGACCATGCTGGATTAAGCGCTACAGGCATTACCAAAACAGATTCATCAGATATTTACGCGACTTATTATCCGTTCTATAGATATCAATTTGATTTACTGCAAAATTTTTTATTTGGAACTAAAGGTTATATTTCGACTAAAGTTGCGGCAAGAGGCATGATAATAACTACTTATGATATTTTAAAACGGGAATTACAAGATAAAGAATTATTTGAAACAGCAACAGGTTTTCAAATTGTAAGGCAAGCTCAACCTCAACCTACTGTTAGGTTAGTAAACAGATATGATAATGCTGAAAGGATTTTAAGGGAAACCAAATCTAAGATTTCAGGTCGAATGTTATTAGAAACCATAAATTTTTTATCAGAGGCTGAAGTTGTGCCGACAACATTGCCTAACATTACAAAATCTTTTATTGAGTTACCAAATGATTTTCATAAAGTTCAATCTGAAATCACTAAAGCTTTAAATGATTTGGTGGAGGCTAAAATTCTTTTATTTGATAGCCATACCTACCGCATTACTTCGGACATAGAACAGCGATTATTAGATGAAATGAACGGATTTGCTGTGCAAAGTTTTGTAAAAAAAAAGCGAGTTGTGTCAGTTTATAAAGATTCATTATTTACTAAGACATTAGCCCGCATTATAGATAATAACCTTTCTTATGATTTTTTTATATTTACTGACAATGATGATGAATTAACCAATCCATCTCTTAAACAACTTAAAATTAAATTAAAAAGTGTTTATAGTATCAGTGATGAACGATCTGCTGATATAGAAATTTTAAAAATACAACACCAGAATGAGAAAGAGCTTATTTGCTTAGTGCCTGACAACAGTGGATTTAAAGAGATAGATAAGCTTATTGATGAGATTGAACGTATCACTTATTTAGAACAGAAATATAACAACTCTCAATCAGAAGAAGGGCAAATCCTCCGTAGTTTTTTAACAGCCAAGTCAGAAAAGGAAAAGCGTTTAAAAGAATTAATAGAACGATCTCTACAAAAAGCTATATCGATTTATCTTTTTAATACATTTCAGTTAGACGAAAATAACTGGCAAACTATACTTCAAAAACAGCAAAGACAGGTGATTCAGAATGTTTATAGTAAAAGGCTTTCATCTCAATTAAGTGATGATGTAGCGGCAAAGGTAATCAAAGAGGCAATTAACACGAAACTTAGCTCTTATTTTAATGCTCCTGATTTTCAATTTTTTGATAGCCAAGGTAATTTTATTGGCGAAAATTTAAAAGTTGCTGAAGAAATCCTTTTTAAAATTAGAAATACTTTTGTAGATGGTGCTGGAATTGCAAAAAGTTTAGAGCAGCCTCCTACTGGATTTACTTTTGGAACTGTAATTTCAAGTGTAGCCGCTTTAATGCGAGCTGGTAAAATAATGGCAAAACACAATGGTGTAGAAAAATTTTCTTGGCGTGATACCAGCGTGAATGAAATATTCGCAAAAGCTACTGTATTTCGTAAAGCTTCATTCAAAGCGATTGCAAAATCCCTTTCAGCAGCACAGAAAAATGAATTAGTAAAAATCCTGCGAGATTTAAAATGCGAGGATCAAGTAGGTAAAAATGTTGATTGGAACACCAATGATTTTGATTTGGTCTGCACTGTTCGGGAGCTTACAAAGCATTTTTGTGAAAAAATAGATTTTATGCGTAAGCAGACTAAAGATTTTGATACACTCTTTGGTAATTTTGAAGCTCATAAAGATAATCTAATTGAATTTATCGGCTCTGTTAGCGAATCCAATTATATTGAAAAAGCCGAAATTTTTTTGACAAATCAAGCAGATTATACAAGTTCTGTTCAGTCTATTGAAAAAGTTGAGAAGTTTATCCGCAATAATCTTTCTAAGCTTTTAAACTGGAAGCTGTTTGTCGAGAACGTCAATGATGAATTAAAAAAAGCAGCTAAAACAGATGATGCTATAACCAAGCTTTCTTTAGAATTTAATAATTTGTATGGACAAGAATCAGTAAAAAACTTTGCATCTATTCAACAAAAAGCGCAGCAAATTAAGGATAACTATTTCAACTTAATGAGCAGCGCCACAGATGATATGACCGGAAAATACAGCCAGCTAAAATTGGAAGCAGAAGCTATCATTAAAGAAATTCAAACTCTTCCAGCAGGTCTTAATGATGAAGCATTAAACAAAGTCAGCAGTATTTTACAATTTGCAAATCAGCGAATTCAAACAAAAGTAGAATTAGATTATGATGTCAAAGACAAACACTCCAAATTCACCTATTCTGAAATGCTGTCCTATATTGATTTATTTAATAGCAAGCAAACTGAGCTTGAAGTTTTAAAATCAAGCTTGATTAGAGTTTCACCGCCTAAAGAAGAAAAAGACAAATCCGATAATGTAATAACAACCAAAACATTTACCACTAATTTTCCTGCTAAAAAACTAAAAATAAGCGAATATAAAAAATGGCTAAAGCAGGAATTACAGAAAATAGCCGGAGCAAGTGATAATGATGAAATAGAGATTATGTAGTATATATATTCCCAAAATGATATATACTTAGATGCTTAAAATGTGTAGCCTTAATACTTTTAGCCTTAGTCATAGTTTAATATTTTCTATATATTCTATTTTAGGAATATATTTTTTAGATCGCTCCTAACGGAGCTTGATTTGGGGTATGAACATCAATTACTACAAACAGACAGCTCCTAACGGAGCTAAAAAATTAATATTTAAATTAGTCCCGTAGATGAGCTATTTATAGTCCCGTAGGGACGACCTGTTTGTAGCAATTGGAATTAATAAAAATTTTAGCTCCATAGGAGCGACCTGTTTGTAGTAATTAGGATGAATAACCAATTTTAGCTCCATTAGGAGCGACCTGTTTGTAGTAATTAGGATGAATAACCAATTTTAGCTCCATAGGAGCGACCTGTTTGTAGTAAGTATAAAAATGGCAAATACATATTCTCAAATTTATATTCAAATTGTTTTCGGAGTAAGCGGAAGGCAAAATTTAATTTTAAAACAAAACCGTGAAGAATTGCACAAATATATTACAGGCATTATACAAAATCGTGGACAAAAAATGTTGTCCACATTCTATATGCCTGACCATACCCATTTATTTGTTGGATTAAAACCATCTATTGCTATTTCGGATTTAGTAAGAGATGTAAAAGCTGGCTCATCAAATTTCATTAACAATAGCAAATGGGTGGATGGGCAATTCAGCTGGCAGGAAGGATTTGGCGCTTTTTCGTATTCCAGAAGCCAGATTGATAACGTAATTAAATATATAATTAATCAGGAAAAGCACCACCGAACAAGGAGTTTCAAAGAAGAATACATTGATTTTCTAAAAAAATTTGCAATAGATTATAATGAAAAATATTTGTTTGAATGGATTGATTAAATTAAACAGCTACAAACAGCTACAAACAGGTCGCTCCTAACGGAGCTTGATTTGGATTATAAACATTGATTTCTACAAACAGGTCGCTCCTAACGGAGCTAAAAAATATTTTAATCCGACGACCTGTTTGTAATGTAACGATTAGAATTAATAAAAATAGTCCCGTAGGGACGTCCTGTTTGTAGCAATTGAATTTAATTAAAATATTTAGCTCCGTAGGAGCGACCTGTTTGTAGAAATTGGAATTAATTAAAATAGTCCCGTAGGACGTCCTGTTTGTAGCAATCGAATTTAATTAAAATATTTAGCTCCGTAGGAGCGACCTGTTTGTAACAATTAGAATTAATTAAAATAGTCCCGTAGGGACGTCCTGTTTGTAGCAATCGAATTTAATTAAAATATTTAGCTCCGTAGGAGCGACCTGTTTGTAGCAATTGGAATTAATAATCAAATTTTAGCTCCGTAGGAGCGACCTGTTTATTAGGATAAAAACCATGAAATTAGCCGAGCATGTAGAATCTATACGAAAGCTCATAGATAATGCCTTTCGCAACAGATTAGGTAGAATGGGTATTACAGCAAATAAATTACAGACCTCAGATGCTATCCCTTTGGAAAATAATGAAGACCGAACACGAATTGAAACAATACTGGAGACATTTAAATCCGAAACCGGCGCAGATTCAAATGCCTATGAAAAGCTAATTGAAGAATTCACATTTACCCTTTTTAATAGGCTTGCAGCTTTAAAAGTTATGGAAGCCCATACTTTAAACCCTGAAATCATTACCCGCAGGCATCAGCATGGAGACCGTTCATTTGCCCATCGTTATTGGCTTGAGCAAAATCCAGAAAGACGTAATGAAGACATGGAAGGTCTGATTTATTTTATAGAAGACCAATTGACTGAGCTTTCATCCGATATTCAGTTGTTTAGTTTACAACATCCTTATCATTTATTACCAACAGCAATTGAATTAAACGACATTATAAATGCCTTCAATCAAGTAGAAAATGATAGTCAAGTGGAATCTGATATCTGGAAAAGTGATGATGTGCTCGGATGGCTTTATGAAAGTTACAACAATACTAAAAAAGCGGCTCATAAAGAAAGTAAAGCAAAAACCGAATATAACAAAGTCAGCATTCAAAGTCAGGTTTATACCCCGCGCTGGGTTGTAAAGTTTTTGGTAGATAATAGTCTCGGTAAATTATATTTGGAAATGTTTCCTGATTCAGCAATCAAAGAAAAATATAAAATTGCTAATGCGCCTAAAAATCAAATAAGAGATAGAAAGCCGCTTACTGAAATTCGCATAATTGACCCTGCAACAGGTTCTGGCAACTTTTTGCTTTATGCTTTTGATTTATTTTATGACCTATATACTGACCAGATAGACAATTACGGTGCTGACTATGATGAAAACAAAATTTGCGAACTTATCATTAATCATAACTTGCATGGAATAGATATTGACGACAGAGCAATACAGCTTGCTCAATTAGGATTAACCATCAAGGCTAAACGCAAAAAACGGACAGTTAAATTTAATCAATTTAATATTGTAAGCGCTGATTTCTTTTTGCCGGAATATACCAAAGTTAGATATTTATTTAAAAATGGAGGTTCATTAGATTTTGAATTAGAAAAAATCATTATGGATTTATGGTCAGATTTACAACAAGCCCATAAATTTGGGTCATTAATCCGTCTTGAGGAAAAGTTCAAGTCTCGTTTACGGGGTTTATTTAGTCAAAAAACACCCAGTAAAGAAGACCAGCTTGAATTATTTCCCTCAAAAACACCTATAAAAGAAGAGCAACTCGAATTATTTACTGAAGAAGATTTTCCTAAATATAAACAATTCCGAGAAAATTTTTTTATCAATTTGCAAAAAGCCGTAACTCTCAACACCAAAAAGCAAGGACTAACCTTTTTAAACACCAAAACCAGCGATGCCATTATTTTTTTGAAGTTAATAACTCAAAAATATGACGTAGCTGTTGCTAATCCGCCTTATACCGACAGCAGTGACTTTGGGACTGAGCTAAAAAAGTTTATTGATGACAATTATAAAAAGCCGCATAAGTTTCATACAAATTTATATGCGAGTTTTATTAAGCGATGTTATGAATTGATTGACTATAAAGGGAAAATGGCTTTGATACATCCTTTGACCTTTATGTATATCAAGTCGTTCGAAGATGTTCGAAAATTCATTATTGATAAATTGCATATAAATGTTTTCGTTGATTATGGTTTGAGTAATCTTTTCGGTGCGGTGATGGTTGACCCTGCGTTTTATGTTTTGGAAAAAGAAAAAACAATAGAAACAGCTTGGTTTATTTCATTAAACCAATACACACGAACTCCACAAGAAAAATATAAGAAAGATTATTGCTTAGAAGCCCTAAACGATTATGTAGAAAACCGTCCAAATAAGCACAACTACACACTCTCACAATCCAAACTTAAAATTATAGAAGGCTGGCCATTTATTTATTGGATTTCAGATGGGTTTAGGGAAAAGTTTAAGGGAGATACTATAAAAAATTTTTTTAATGCTTGTTCAGGATTAAAAACGGCAAATAATATTAAATATTTCAGAAGTTTATCTGAAATTAATCAAAAACATAATTCAAAATATCAACCAATATTTAAAGGGGGCCCTTACAATAAATGGTATGGAAATATCTGGCTTTCAATCGATTATAATGGACAAAAGACTAATATCATGAAAGAGAACAGTCATAGTCTTTCCGGCGAGAATAATTATTTAAATAAAGGTATTGTTTGTCCAACTGTAGGCACAAAAGGAACATCATTTAGAATAAAGCCAGCGGAAATTTTTTTTAGCAATGCAGATTTTGGAATTTTTTACAAAAATAAATGTGATAACTATAATTACCCTTTAGCAATATTGAATAGCAATCTTATAGGATATATCAATGAAATGTTGAATCCTACGGTTAATATTGAGGTTGGCGACTTATATAAAATTCCTTTTATACAATCATCAAAAGGTTTAGAAGATAATATTTCCTCCTTAGCCTCCCAAAACATCGAAATCAAAAAATATCTTTGCTCATACCGTATAATCGAGACGAACTTCAATGAAACACCTCTTACCGCTTATTCAGAATCAACACTAAAAGACAGACTTTTCGCTTACCTCAATTATGAAAATGCACAATTAACGCAAGTTCTTATTAACGAAGCTATAATTAACCAGCTTGTTTTTGAAGTCTATGAACTCAGCCCAGAAGACCGATTGCAGGTAGAAACTAAAATGGGAAAACCCGTGGGAGAATTGCCGGTATTATCGGAAGCAAGAGAAGCTTATTTGAAATCAATCAACATAAATAACCAAACAGTAAAAGACTTCATTTACAACTTACCTGCTACAAAATTTGACGAGCAGCAACTTCAAATAATTAAATCAGAATTTTCTACTCTTTATCAAAACAATAATGATTTAGAAGAATTCTGCATTCGCCATCAGATAAATCCCATCAATATTTGGTATTGGTTCAAAGAAAGTAAAGTATTGCCGCAAGCCCGAGCCGCTGAAATTGCGCTTGAGTTTTTGGCTGACGCTTTTAGAACTATTTTAATGGAAGACGAAGACGGCATTATTCCATTGGTAGGCTTGCCGGAAAAACCATGCTTAATGGATAGATTAGAAAAATATTGCTTAGATAATGGTTTTACCTCTGCTCAATTTATGCAGTTAGATGGCTTGATTGGTCGCCCTCTTAATGAATATATCGAAAATTATTTTTTTAAGAACTTTAGCGATCACCTGAACCTGTTTATGTATCTGCCTAAAACACCTTTTATCTGGCACTTGAGCAGCGGTAAATATCATGGTTTTGAAGCATACATCATTATTTATAAATGGAACCGCGACAGCCTATATAAACTAAAAACAATGTACCTAAGCAAAAGAGCTGAAACATTGCAATATAGACAAATAAATCTCGCTAACAGCAACACTGCTCAATCACAAAACGAAAAAGAAACTATACGATTACAATTAAAAGAAATAGCCGAATATACACAAAAGATTGACGAATTAATCGCCGATGAAGGCTATAATCCTAAACTTGATGACGGCGTAGGTAAAAATATCGCGCCTTTACAAAAAAAGGGTTTGCTTAAAAGCGAAGTTCTGAATAAAAAGCAATTAGAAAAGTATCTAAAGGCAGATTGGTGAATAATTATTTTGATTTTTTAAGCTCCGTTAGGAGCTAAAAAATATTTGTAATTTCGACCTGTTTGTAATCCTAAAGCAGGAATTACATAGTGCTAACAGCTATAAACGTAACAGTATTGAACTCCTTAAACGGAAAAAAAGCTATTGAAGCCATGCAGAAACTCAAAGGCTCTGGAAATGGCAATCTTATTAATGCACTTCTTAGCGAGAGAGGAAAAATGAGGTGCGTTCTTTAATTTCTGTTTAATTAATAGGTCGCTCCTACGGAGCTTGATTTGGGGTGTGAACATCGATTGCTACAAACAGGATGCTCCTAAAGGAGCTAAAAGCCTAAAATTAATATTCCAAATTATTTTCGTAGACAGACTGTTTGCAGTCCCGTAGGGACGGTCTGTTTGTAGCTATTGATATAATTAATTAAATTTTAGCTCCGTAGGAGCGACCTGTTTAATTAATAGGTCGCTCCTACAGAGCTTGTTTTGGGGTGTGAACATCGATTGCGACAAACAGGATGCTCCTAAAGGAGCTAAAAGCCTAAAATTAATATTCCAAATTATTTTCGTAGACAGACTGTTTGCAGTCCCGTAGGGACGGTCTGTTTGTAGCTATTGATATAATTAATTAAATTTTAGCTCCGTAGGAGCGACCTGTTTGTAGCAATCGGAATACAATTTTATAAAAAAGGCGAATTTGTAATGATTGATAAATGGTTTTTAGAAGATATAGAAAATAAGATTAAATACCGTAAAAGAATAGTTATACTTGACCCGAAAGCTCAATGTGAATTTTTGCTGAAACTATTAAATCCCAAAGATTATACTGTAATCAAAACAGATAAATCGCTTTCAGAAGAATGGGAAACAGTCAAAGAAGAATTATTTTTGCGGTATGAAGCTGAAACTAAACATAAAGATGTAAATGTTATATTCTATGTTACACGAGAACAAAATAAACTAAGTTTTTTGTTCGACTATTGTTTGACTCATGGATGTCTTGATTTAAGCAAATTTTCCGAATGGCTCATAAACAAATTGTTTAAATACACAGGTCTGCAAGTTCAAATGGATAGTCAGAATCTTTTAACAGCCGCTAAAATAGGTATAGGTAAAAACCTTTCATGGTGGAAAAAAATACTTCAAAATTTGGAATCATTATTAAATCTTGATGATGAATTATTGCCTTTTTTACACGAACCTGAAACATATTTTAAGTCAAGAGATACTGATATTTATAATATATTTCAAAAAAAGCTATTTGAAGTATTAGAGCAACCCTATATAAACAAACCACCAACTACATTGGCAAATGAGATAACTAAGAAATTGTTCGATAGTTTGATTAATAACACTATCACTGAATCACTTTTGCAAATTTATCATAACTGGGCAGATAGTGGCCAATATAGACCTTCACTTATAAATTACATCGATAACTATAAATTTATAGGAGCTATTGACTCATGGGCAGCGCATCCTGACCATTGCTTTGCGAAATTAGATAAAAAATCCTTGCAAGAGCTTACGGCTAATTTAAAAGACAAAACTTATTTAGCCCGAAAGATGGCTAAAATAAAAATCAGGGCAAACAGCAAAGTAAAAACATTTGCGCCTTCGTGGTGGCAGGATTTTATTACTTTGATTGAGTTTGATAATAAACGATTAACAAGTTGTAATGATTTAAACAAGGTCATTGGGTTTTATACAAAATATTTTGCCAAAGTAGATAGAGCTATCCGTAATCTTTATACAGCTTTTTTACAGGAAGATGCTATTATTAGACCTTTACAAGAGCATTATGAAAATTTAAATCGAGAATTATTAGAAAAATGGTTTGATTATATTGGCCAGTATAAATCTGACCAACAAGGCTATTTGGTTAATTTGTTTAAGAAAGCTAAACCAAGAATAGCCGCTATTGTTGTAGATGGCTTACGTTACGAAATTGCAGATTCTGTAGCCAATTCTTTAGAAAAATTTAAAGTCGATAAACATATAATGCTTGCAGATATGCCTTCAGATACAAAAAACAACATGAGCCTTTTATATACAGACAATAATGAAATTTTTTCTAATCATAAAGACCGTGAAAAAAGGCTTATTGAAGCTACAAAAAAAAATATTATCTATAAGGATATGGAAGCATTGACCTATGGTGAAGAAGCAGACTTTCTTGTATTGACCTACAGAGATATTGACGATACAGGAGAAAAATTACAACAGGGCGCTATTAAACTCTTTCAGGAGTTTGAACAGGTATTAAAAGAAAAAATTGGCTTGCTTCTAAATATGGGTTTTAAAGAAGTTCATTTAGTTACTGACCATGGTTTTGTTTTAACAGGCTTATTAGCTGAAGCTGATAAAATAAAACCTGATGCTACTGGAGTCAAAGAAGTTCATGAAAGATTTATCCGAACAGTTGACAAACAAAACAATTCGGATTGGGTATCTTTTCAAAAAACTTACGAAGATTTCAATTTTGTATATACTTCTAAAAGCCATAGACCATTCATATCAAAGGGCGCTTATGGTTACTCCCATGGAGGCTTTACACCACAGGAAATAATTATACCTAAATTTGTTTTCCGTAAATCAAAGAGCTTCTCAATCGGTTTAAAAGTGTCCATCATTAATAAAAAAGAATTGACAGAAGTAACCGGAGAGTTTTTTATTATTAAATTACAAGCTGCTTTAATTGAATACGATATTTTTTCCATGAGTCGTAAGGTTCAAGTCTTATTATACGCTGGCAATGTAAATTACAGCAGCAGCAATATAGTTCTTATACAACCAGATAAAATAGAATCATTAGAATTTTCTTTTAACGGACATAAAGAAATAAATGCGGTTTTATTAGATGCTGAAAATCAGGAACAATTAGACATTTTAACTATAAAGCAATCAAACGAGCGTGATTTTGGCGGATTGCTATAGCAGAGGATGTAATGTTATTAGATGATTTAGATAAAAAAGTTTTAGAGCATTTCAGAGGTTATGTGGTTAGAAAAGATTTAGCTATGCTAATTAAGGGCGGTGCTAATGTCCCTACCTTTGTTTTGGAATATTTATTAGCAAATACTTGCAGCACAGAAGATGAGGATAAAATAAAGGACGGAATTGAAAATGTTAAAAAGGTGCTTAGAGAACATTATGTAAATCCAGAAGAATGCAACCTTATTCAATCAAAGCTAAGAGAAAAAGGCCGTTATAAAATCATTGATAAAATTTCCGTTGACCTTGACTCTCAAAATGACCGTCATTGGGCTAATATAAGCAACAGTAACATCAAAAAAGCAAATATTAACGATGATATGGTTAAAAATCACGAAAAAATGTTACTAGGCGGAATATGGGCAATTATTGAAATGGAATATGACCCGATGATAACAATTGGCGCAAGAGTATTTCCTTTTGTTGTAAGGGATATCAAACCTATTCAATTGTCCAAGTTTGACGGCGAAAAAGTTGCGGACAAAAGAAAAGAGTTTACAAAAGATGAGTGGAAAACATTGCTTTTAAGAAGTGCAGGGTATGAACCGGGAAGTGAAGGTTTGAATGATAGAAAACAGATGCTTTTACTTATGAGGCTTATACCCTTAGTAGAATCAAACTTTAACATGGTTGAGTTAGGACCTCGTTCTTCAGGAAAATCTTATATTTACAAAGAAATAACACCTTATGCTTTATTAATATCCGGTGGTCAGGGCACAGTAGCCAAGATTTTTGTTAATAACACTACTGGACGTGTCGGTTCAGTCGGTGAATGGGATGCGATTTGTTTTGATGAAAGCACCAACAAACTTTTTAAAGATAAAGATGCAATTCCAATGATGAAAGATTATATGGAATCAGGCTCATTCTCAAGAGGCGGTAAAGGCGGAGAAATAGCAGGACAAGCTTCCATTATTTATAACGGTAATATAAATCAGCCTGTTGAAACAGTGCTTCAAACATCCCATTTATTTAGCCCTTTAGCAGGTGAAGTTAGTCATGACACAGCTTTTTTAGACCGTATTAACTTGTTTCTTCCGGGCTGGGAAATTACAAAATTCAGTCCAAGCAATTTTACTAACCATTTTGGATTTAGCACTGACTTTTTTTCCGAAACTCTAAAATTTCAAAGAAAAACAACCTACTATGAAGTGATAGATACATATTTTTCTTTTGGGCATCATTTAAAACAAAGAGATTCAAAATCAATAAGAAAGATAGTATCTGGCTTAATTAAATTACTACATCCGGATGGTAAATTTACTAAGGAAGACATTAGAGAATACTTAGTTGCCGCAATGGAAATGAGA
Protein-coding sequences here:
- the pglX gene encoding BREX-1 system adenine-specific DNA-methyltransferase PglX, which codes for MKLAEHVESIRKLIDNAFRNRLGRMGITANKLQTSDAIPLENNEDRTRIETILETFKSETGADSNAYEKLIEEFTFTLFNRLAALKVMEAHTLNPEIITRRHQHGDRSFAHRYWLEQNPERRNEDMEGLIYFIEDQLTELSSDIQLFSLQHPYHLLPTAIELNDIINAFNQVENDSQVESDIWKSDDVLGWLYESYNNTKKAAHKESKAKTEYNKVSIQSQVYTPRWVVKFLVDNSLGKLYLEMFPDSAIKEKYKIANAPKNQIRDRKPLTEIRIIDPATGSGNFLLYAFDLFYDLYTDQIDNYGADYDENKICELIINHNLHGIDIDDRAIQLAQLGLTIKAKRKKRTVKFNQFNIVSADFFLPEYTKVRYLFKNGGSLDFELEKIIMDLWSDLQQAHKFGSLIRLEEKFKSRLRGLFSQKTPSKEDQLELFPSKTPIKEEQLELFTEEDFPKYKQFRENFFINLQKAVTLNTKKQGLTFLNTKTSDAIIFLKLITQKYDVAVANPPYTDSSDFGTELKKFIDDNYKKPHKFHTNLYASFIKRCYELIDYKGKMALIHPLTFMYIKSFEDVRKFIIDKLHINVFVDYGLSNLFGAVMVDPAFYVLEKEKTIETAWFISLNQYTRTPQEKYKKDYCLEALNDYVENRPNKHNYTLSQSKLKIIEGWPFIYWISDGFREKFKGDTIKNFFNACSGLKTANNIKYFRSLSEINQKHNSKYQPIFKGGPYNKWYGNIWLSIDYNGQKTNIMKENSHSLSGENNYLNKGIVCPTVGTKGTSFRIKPAEIFFSNADFGIFYKNKCDNYNYPLAILNSNLIGYINEMLNPTVNIEVGDLYKIPFIQSSKGLEDNISSLASQNIEIKKYLCSYRIIETNFNETPLTAYSESTLKDRLFAYLNYENAQLTQVLINEAIINQLVFEVYELSPEDRLQVETKMGKPVGELPVLSEAREAYLKSININNQTVKDFIYNLPATKFDEQQLQIIKSEFSTLYQNNNDLEEFCIRHQINPINIWYWFKESKVLPQARAAEIALEFLADAFRTILMEDEDGIIPLVGLPEKPCLMDRLEKYCLDNGFTSAQFMQLDGLIGRPLNEYIENYFFKNFSDHLNLFMYLPKTPFIWHLSSGKYHGFEAYIIIYKWNRDSLYKLKTMYLSKRAETLQYRQINLANSNTAQSQNEKETIRLQLKEIAEYTQKIDELIADEGYNPKLDDGVGKNIAPLQKKGLLKSEVLNKKQLEKYLKADW
- a CDS encoding PglZ domain-containing protein encodes the protein MIDKWFLEDIENKIKYRKRIVILDPKAQCEFLLKLLNPKDYTVIKTDKSLSEEWETVKEELFLRYEAETKHKDVNVIFYVTREQNKLSFLFDYCLTHGCLDLSKFSEWLINKLFKYTGLQVQMDSQNLLTAAKIGIGKNLSWWKKILQNLESLLNLDDELLPFLHEPETYFKSRDTDIYNIFQKKLFEVLEQPYINKPPTTLANEITKKLFDSLINNTITESLLQIYHNWADSGQYRPSLINYIDNYKFIGAIDSWAAHPDHCFAKLDKKSLQELTANLKDKTYLARKMAKIKIRANSKVKTFAPSWWQDFITLIEFDNKRLTSCNDLNKVIGFYTKYFAKVDRAIRNLYTAFLQEDAIIRPLQEHYENLNRELLEKWFDYIGQYKSDQQGYLVNLFKKAKPRIAAIVVDGLRYEIADSVANSLEKFKVDKHIMLADMPSDTKNNMSLLYTDNNEIFSNHKDREKRLIEATKKNIIYKDMEALTYGEEADFLVLTYRDIDDTGEKLQQGAIKLFQEFEQVLKEKIGLLLNMGFKEVHLVTDHGFVLTGLLAEADKIKPDATGVKEVHERFIRTVDKQNNSDWVSFQKTYEDFNFVYTSKSHRPFISKGAYGYSHGGFTPQEIIIPKFVFRKSKSFSIGLKVSIINKKELTEVTGEFFIIKLQAALIEYDIFSMSRKVQVLLYAGNVNYSSSNIVLIQPDKIESLEFSFNGHKEINAVLLDAENQEQLDILTIKQSNERDFGGLL